In a single window of the Raphanus sativus cultivar WK10039 chromosome 9, ASM80110v3, whole genome shotgun sequence genome:
- the LOC108828556 gene encoding probable nucleolar protein 5-1 — protein MLLLFETPAGFAVFKVLDEGKLSNVEDLGNVFSSADSARKMVKLKAFDKFDNTSEALEAVAKLLEGAPSKGLRKFLKANCQGETLAVADSKLGNIIKEKLGINCVHNNGVMELLRGVRSQLSELISGLGDQDLAPMSLGLSHSLARYKLKFSSDKVDTMIIQAIGLLDDLDKELNTYAMRVREWYGWHFPELAKIISDNILYAKSVKLMGDRINAAKLDFSEILADEVEAELKEAAVISMGTEVSDLDLMHIRELCDQVLSLSEYRAQLYDYLKSRMNTIAPNLTSLVGELVGARLISHGGSLLNLSKQPGSTIQILGAEKALFRALKTKHATPKYGLIYHASVVGQAAPKNKGKISRSLAAKAALAIRCDALGDGEDNSMGVENRLKLEARLRSLEGKDAGRLSGSAKGKPKIEAYDKDKKVGSGGLITPAKTYNTAADSVTGQTSKAEESVKKDKKKKKKAEAEEEEAKTEEPSKKKSKKKKAEVEPETEEPKTEEPSKKKKKRKHEEEETEMPAKKKEKKDKKKKKSEA, from the exons ATGCTTCTACTGTTTGAGACGCCAGCTGGTTTCGCCGTTTTTAAAGTATTAGATGAAGGAAAGCTCTCCAATGTTGAG GATTTGGGTAATGTGTTCTCCTCTGCAGATTCAGCCAGAAAG ATGGTAAAGCTGAAAGCTTTTGACAAGTTTGACAACACCTCTGAAGCTCTCGAAGCTGTTGCCAAACTGCTTGAAGGAGCTCCAAGCAAGGGTCTCCGCAAGTTTCTGAAAGCAAACTGCCAAGGTGAAACCCTCGCCGTTGCCGATTCCAAGCTTGGAAACATCATCAAGGAGAAACTG GGAATAAACTGTGTTCACAACAATGGTGTTATGGAGCTCTTGCGTGGTGTGAGAAGCCAGTTGTCCGAACTCATCTCCGGATTGGGAGATCAAGACTTGGCTCCGATGAGCTTGGGGTTGTCTCACAGCCTTGCGAGATATAAGCTGAAGTTCAGCTCTGACAAGGTTGATACTATGATCATCCAAGCGATTGGTCTGCTTGATGACCTTGACAAGGAGCTCAACACTTACGCCATGAGGGTTCGTGAGTGGTACGGCTGGCATTTTCCCGAGCTTGCCAAGATCATAAGTGACAACATCCTCTATGCTAAGTCTGTGAAGCTAATGGGAGACAGAATCAATGCAGCAAAGCTAGACTTCTCTGAG ATATTGGCTGATGAAGTTGAAGCTGAGCTTAAAGAGGCTGCTGTGATATCCATGGGAACTGAAGTGAGTGACCTTGATTTGATGCACATCAGGGAACTCTGCGATCAGGTTCTGTCTCTTTCTGAGTACAGAGCTCAGCTTTACGACTACTTGAAGAGCAGGATGAACACGATTGCGCCGAACCTGACCAGCCTTGTTGGTGAGCTCGTTGGTGCTCGTCTGATCTCTCACGGTGGTAGTTTGTTGAACCTCTCGAAGCAGCCTGGGAGCACTATTCAGATTCTTGGAGCTGAGAAGGCTCTCTTCAGAGCTCTAAAGACCAAACACGCTACTCCTAAGTACGGTCTGATCTACCATGCATCTGTGGTTGGCCAAGCTGCGCCCAAGAACAAGGGTAAAATCTCGAGGTCGCTAGCTGCGAAAGCTGCGCTTGCTATCCGTTGTGATGCTCTTGGTGATGGGGAGGACAATAGTATGGGAGTTGAGAACCGTTTAAAG CTTGAAGCAAGGTTGAGAAGTCTGGAAGGGAAAGACGCAGGACGTCTCTCTGGCTCAGCTAAAGGCAAACCAAAGATTGAAGCTTATGACAAGGATAAGAAGGTGGGATCTGGTGGTCTGATCACTCCTGCTAAG ACTTACAACACTGCTGCTGACTCTGTTACTGGACAAACTTCTAAAGCTGAGGAGAGTGTGAAGAAggataaaaagaagaagaagaaggctgaagcagaggaggaagaagccAAGACTGAGGAACCATCTAAGAAGaagtcaaagaagaagaaggctgaAGTAGAGCCTGAGACCGAAGAGCCTAAGACTGAGGAAccttcaaagaagaagaagaagaggaagcatgaggaagaagaaactgaGATGCCTGCcaagaagaaggaaaagaaggataagaaaaagaagaagagtgagGCTTGA